The proteins below are encoded in one region of Streptomyces cyanogenus:
- the iolB gene encoding 5-deoxy-glucuronate isomerase, producing the protein MTSTDLHLPRGATANARYAVDIGPEVAGWTHSSLRVVELAPGGSHTFTTGDSEWIVLPLEGGCSVRIETASTEHVEFQLLGREGVFSGASDFAYAPRDARVLIASGAGGRFALAGAKCERRLPARYGPAPEVPVEERGSGTCARRVRNFASADSFDCDKLIAVEVITPGGNWSSYPPHKHDEHRPGEESELEEIYYFEIDGPNGLGYQRVFPSREGGSDVLAEVRSGDTVLVPDGWHGPSIAQPGHDMYYLNVMAGPGETREWRICFHPDHVESTGGYR; encoded by the coding sequence ATGACCAGCACCGACCTGCACCTGCCCAGGGGCGCCACCGCGAACGCCCGGTACGCCGTCGACATCGGCCCGGAGGTGGCCGGCTGGACACACAGCAGCCTGCGTGTCGTGGAGTTGGCGCCCGGTGGCAGCCATACGTTCACCACCGGGGACAGCGAATGGATCGTGCTTCCGCTGGAAGGCGGATGTAGCGTACGAATCGAGACTGCGTCGACCGAGCACGTCGAGTTCCAACTCCTGGGCAGGGAAGGTGTGTTCAGCGGAGCCTCCGACTTCGCGTACGCCCCCCGGGACGCCCGGGTCCTGATCGCCTCCGGCGCGGGAGGCCGCTTCGCCCTGGCAGGAGCGAAGTGCGAGCGACGACTCCCCGCCCGCTACGGCCCCGCGCCGGAGGTCCCCGTCGAGGAGCGCGGCAGCGGCACCTGCGCCCGCCGGGTGCGCAACTTCGCGTCCGCCGACTCCTTCGACTGCGACAAGCTGATCGCCGTGGAGGTGATCACGCCGGGTGGCAACTGGTCCTCGTACCCGCCGCACAAGCACGACGAGCACCGGCCGGGCGAGGAGTCCGAGCTGGAGGAGATCTACTACTTCGAGATCGACGGCCCGAACGGACTCGGCTACCAGCGGGTGTTCCCCTCACGCGAGGGCGGCTCGGACGTCCTCGCCGAGGTCCGCTCCGGCGACACCGTCCTCGTCCCCGACGGCTGGCACGGCCCGTCCATCGCCCAGCCCGGGCACGACATGTACTACCTGAACGTCATGGCGGGCCCGGGCGAGACCCGTGAATGGCGGATCTGCTTCCACCCCGACCACGTAGAAAGCACAGGGGGATACCGATGA
- a CDS encoding Cgl0159 family (beta/alpha)8-fold protein, whose translation MAELVRIRTHHPEAIAEAAVRRARRPLLNESGRLMIVAADHPARGALGVGDRKLAMANRADLLERLCLALSRPGVDGVLATADILDDLLLLGALDHKVVMGSMNRGGLQGASFELDDRFTGHRPEDIERLGFDAGKLLLRVDYADPGSLTTLESTARAIDAMAARRLPVFVEPFISRRTPEGKLANDLSAEAVTRSIAIASGLGGSSAYTWLKVPVTENPDDMARVMETSTLPAVLLGGDIGDSPEDQVAAFEKWRGALQLPTVRGLVVGRSLLYPADGDVAAAVDTAVGLL comes from the coding sequence GTGGCCGAACTCGTCCGCATCCGCACCCACCACCCCGAGGCGATCGCCGAGGCCGCCGTTCGCCGGGCCCGCAGACCCCTGCTGAACGAGAGCGGCCGGCTGATGATCGTCGCCGCCGACCACCCGGCCCGCGGCGCGCTCGGCGTCGGCGACCGCAAGCTCGCCATGGCCAACCGCGCCGACCTGCTCGAACGCCTCTGCCTCGCGCTGTCCCGGCCCGGCGTCGACGGCGTCCTCGCCACCGCCGACATCCTGGACGACCTGCTCCTGCTCGGCGCCCTGGACCACAAGGTCGTCATGGGCTCCATGAACCGCGGCGGCCTGCAGGGAGCCAGCTTCGAACTGGACGACCGGTTCACCGGCCACCGCCCGGAGGACATCGAGCGCCTCGGCTTCGACGCGGGCAAGCTGCTGCTGCGCGTCGACTACGCCGACCCGGGCTCCCTGACCACTCTGGAGTCCACCGCCCGCGCCATCGACGCCATGGCCGCGCGCCGGCTGCCGGTGTTCGTGGAGCCGTTCATCAGCCGCCGCACCCCCGAGGGGAAGCTGGCGAACGACCTGTCCGCCGAGGCGGTCACCCGGTCCATCGCCATCGCCTCCGGCCTCGGCGGTTCCTCGGCCTACACCTGGCTGAAGGTGCCGGTCACCGAGAACCCCGACGACATGGCGCGGGTCATGGAGACCTCCACGCTGCCCGCCGTGCTGCTCGGCGGGGACATCGGCGACTCGCCCGAGGACCAGGTCGCCGCCTTCGAGAAGTGGCGCGGGGCGCTCCAACTCCCCACCGTGCGCGGCCTGGTGGTCGGCCGCTCGCTGCTGTACCCGGCGGACGGCGATGTGGCCGCCGCCGTGGACACCGCCGTAGGACTGCTGTGA
- the iolD gene encoding 3D-(3,5/4)-trihydroxycyclohexane-1,2-dione acylhydrolase (decyclizing), with protein MTIRLTVAQALVRFLAAQYTERDGERRRLIGATWGIFGHGNVAGLGQALVEYADVMPYHQGRNEQSMVHAAVGYARQSNRLSTHAVTTSIGPGATNLVTGAALATINHLPVLLLPGDVFATRPADPVLQQLELPYAGDVSVNDTLRPVSRYFDRVTRPEALIPSALQAVRVLTDPVETGAVTLALPQDVQAEAYDWPEEFFSPRVWTVRRPGADPTELAEAVRAVREARRPLVVAGGGVHHSRAEEALAEFAAATRIPVASTQAGKGSLRYDHPQDVGGIGHTGTATADELARTADLVIGVGTRYTDFTTASGTLFENPDVRFLNLNIAPFDGHKLAGLPLVADARSGLGELTEALGMHDHTVADSYVTEYTEDKERWEQRVDACFEADEIDVRPTQPQVIGALDALVDESDIIINAAGSLPGDLHKLWRARSADQYHLEYGYSCMGYEIPAALGVKLAAPERNVWALVGDGTYLMMPTEIVTAVQEGIAIKILLVQNHGYASIGGLSESVGGERFGTAYRFTSADGTFTGAPLPVDLAANAASLGMRVLRAKTVRDLRAALAEARAADTPTCVYVETETSDTVSGAPPAQAWWDVPVAETATRASAVKARELYERHVSTRRRHL; from the coding sequence ATGACGATCCGGCTGACCGTCGCCCAGGCGCTCGTCCGCTTCCTCGCCGCCCAGTACACCGAACGCGACGGCGAGCGGCGGCGGCTGATCGGCGCCACCTGGGGCATCTTCGGGCACGGCAACGTCGCCGGCCTCGGCCAGGCACTGGTCGAGTACGCCGACGTCATGCCGTACCACCAGGGCCGCAACGAGCAGTCCATGGTGCACGCGGCGGTCGGCTACGCCCGCCAGTCGAACCGGCTGTCCACGCACGCGGTGACGACCTCGATCGGCCCCGGCGCGACCAACCTGGTCACCGGCGCCGCCCTCGCGACCATCAACCACCTCCCGGTGCTGCTCCTGCCCGGCGACGTCTTCGCCACCCGCCCCGCCGACCCGGTCCTGCAGCAGCTGGAACTGCCGTACGCGGGCGATGTGTCGGTCAACGACACCCTGCGCCCGGTGTCGAGGTACTTCGACCGCGTCACCCGGCCGGAGGCCCTGATCCCGAGCGCGCTCCAGGCCGTGCGGGTCCTCACCGACCCCGTGGAGACCGGCGCCGTCACGCTCGCCCTGCCGCAGGACGTCCAGGCGGAGGCGTACGACTGGCCGGAGGAGTTCTTCTCGCCGCGCGTGTGGACCGTACGGCGGCCGGGCGCGGACCCGACCGAGCTGGCCGAGGCCGTCCGGGCGGTCCGCGAGGCGCGCAGGCCCCTCGTCGTCGCCGGCGGCGGGGTCCACCACAGCCGCGCCGAGGAGGCCCTCGCGGAGTTCGCGGCGGCGACCCGCATCCCGGTCGCCTCCACCCAGGCCGGCAAGGGCTCGCTGCGCTACGACCACCCGCAGGACGTCGGCGGGATCGGCCACACCGGCACGGCGACCGCCGACGAGCTGGCCCGCACCGCGGACCTGGTGATCGGCGTCGGCACCCGCTACACCGACTTCACGACCGCCTCCGGCACCCTCTTCGAGAACCCGGACGTCCGCTTCCTGAACCTCAACATCGCGCCCTTCGACGGCCACAAGCTGGCCGGGCTCCCGCTCGTCGCCGACGCCCGCAGCGGCCTGGGCGAGCTGACCGAGGCGCTGGGGATGCACGACCACACCGTCGCCGACTCCTACGTCACCGAGTACACCGAGGACAAGGAACGCTGGGAGCAGCGCGTCGACGCCTGCTTCGAGGCCGACGAGATCGACGTACGGCCGACCCAGCCCCAGGTCATCGGCGCCCTGGACGCGCTGGTGGACGAGTCGGACATCATCATCAACGCGGCCGGCTCGCTCCCCGGCGACCTGCACAAGCTGTGGCGGGCGCGGTCGGCGGACCAGTACCACCTGGAGTACGGCTACTCCTGCATGGGCTACGAGATCCCCGCCGCCCTCGGCGTGAAGCTCGCCGCGCCCGAGCGGAACGTGTGGGCGCTGGTCGGCGACGGCACGTACCTGATGATGCCGACGGAGATCGTGACCGCCGTGCAGGAGGGCATCGCGATCAAGATCCTGCTGGTGCAGAACCACGGGTACGCCTCGATCGGCGGGCTGTCGGAGTCGGTGGGCGGCGAGCGGTTCGGCACGGCGTACCGCTTCACCTCCGCCGACGGCACCTTCACCGGAGCCCCGCTGCCCGTCGACCTCGCCGCCAACGCGGCCAGCCTCGGCATGCGGGTGCTGCGCGCCAAGACCGTCCGGGACCTGCGCGCGGCACTCGCCGAGGCGCGGGCCGCCGACACTCCCACATGTGTCTACGTGGAGACCGAAACGTCCGACACTGTGTCGGGCGCGCCTCCGGCGCAGGCCTGGTGGGATGTTCCTGTGGCCGAGACCGCGACCCGAGCGTCCGCGGTCAAGGCACGAGAGCTGTACGAACGGCACGTCTCGACCCGACGCCGCCATCTGTAA
- the iolC gene encoding 5-dehydro-2-deoxygluconokinase has protein sequence MAYDLITMGRIGVDLYPLQTGVPLAQVSSFGKFLGGSATNVAVAAARLGRHTAVITRTGDDPFGTYLHEALRGFGVDDRWVTPVPGLPTPVTFCEVFPPDDFPLYFYRQPKAPDLEIDAHELDLDAIRETRIFWVTGTGLSEEPSRTATLAALAHRAKSGTTVFDLDWRPVFWSDPGTARPFYAEALRHTTVAVGNLDEVEVATGVREPHAAARALLDAGVELAVVKQGPKGVLAVNREGESAEVPPLPVTVLNGLGAGDAFGGSLCHGLLAGWDLETIMRHANAAGAIVASRLECSSAMPTPDEVAAALQAGAVL, from the coding sequence ATGGCCTACGACCTGATCACCATGGGGCGGATCGGGGTGGACCTCTACCCGCTGCAGACCGGTGTCCCGCTCGCCCAGGTGTCGTCCTTCGGCAAGTTCCTCGGCGGGTCGGCGACGAACGTGGCGGTCGCCGCCGCCCGGCTCGGCCGGCACACCGCCGTGATCACCCGCACCGGCGACGACCCGTTCGGCACCTACCTGCACGAGGCGCTGCGCGGCTTCGGCGTCGACGACCGCTGGGTCACCCCCGTTCCCGGCCTGCCCACCCCGGTCACCTTCTGCGAGGTCTTCCCGCCGGACGACTTCCCGCTCTACTTCTACCGGCAGCCCAAGGCCCCGGACCTGGAGATCGACGCCCACGAGCTGGACCTCGACGCCATCCGCGAGACCCGGATCTTCTGGGTCACCGGCACCGGCCTGAGCGAGGAGCCCAGCCGCACGGCGACCCTGGCGGCCCTCGCCCACCGCGCCAAGTCCGGCACCACCGTCTTCGACCTCGACTGGCGCCCCGTGTTCTGGTCGGACCCGGGCACCGCCCGACCCTTCTACGCCGAGGCCCTGCGCCACACCACCGTCGCCGTCGGCAACCTGGACGAGGTCGAGGTCGCCACCGGCGTCCGTGAACCGCATGCCGCCGCCCGCGCCCTGCTGGACGCCGGGGTCGAACTGGCCGTCGTCAAGCAGGGACCCAAGGGCGTCCTCGCCGTCAACCGGGAGGGCGAGTCCGCGGAGGTACCGCCCCTGCCCGTCACCGTCCTCAACGGGCTCGGTGCCGGCGACGCCTTCGGCGGCTCCCTCTGCCACGGCCTGCTGGCCGGCTGGGACCTGGAGACGATCATGCGGCACGCCAACGCGGCCGGTGCCATCGTCGCCTCCCGCCTGGAGTGCTCCTCCGCGATGCCGACCCCGGACGAGGTCGCCGCCGCGCTCCAGGCCGGAGCGGTGCTGTGA